Proteins encoded by one window of Lycium barbarum isolate Lr01 chromosome 11, ASM1917538v2, whole genome shotgun sequence:
- the LOC132619684 gene encoding uncharacterized protein LOC132619684, producing the protein MIIGGVDVAKTTIVASKKMKVLLTREKRSRDYLRSEVITFNREDAENIAHPHNFALVISVNINKFLVKCILIDPSSSANIIQWKVLEQMSLLDQIVPAVRVLNGFNMASEMTKGEIILPVDAVGKVRIKKFHVIDGVMRYNALFGRPWIHDMEVVPSTLHMTLKFPTPEGIKEIGVDQPAAEEMFAIEGTLGKKS; encoded by the coding sequence ATGATTATCGGAGGTGTAGATGTTGCAAAAACCACCATTGTGGCTTCAAAGAAAATGAAGGTGTTGCTGACTAGAGAGAAGAGATCGAGGGATTACTTGCGGAGTGAGGTGATCACTTTCAATCGTGAAGATGCAGAGAATATTGCCCATCCGCACAATTTTGCGTTGGTAATTTCTGTTAACATTAACAAGTTTCTTGTTAAATGTATTTTGATTGATCCAAGTAGCTCGGCCAATATAATCCAATGGAAGGTATTAGAGCAAATGTCTTTACTCGATCAAATTGTTCCGGCAGTTCGAGTTCTGAATGGTTTCAACATGGCGAGTGAAATGACAAAAGGGGAAATCATCCTGCCAGTTGATGCGGTCGGAAAGGTGCGGATAAAGAAGTTCCATGTCATAGACGGAGTAATGAGATATAACGCTTTATTTGGTAGACCATGGATACATGATATGGAGGTTGTGCCATCAACACTGCACATGACGCTGAAGTTTCCTACTCCGGAAGGGATTAAGGAAATTGGGGTGGATCAACCAGCGGCTGAGGAAATGTTTGCAATTGAGGGAACATTGGGGAAAAAAAGCTAA
- the LOC132618958 gene encoding pectinesterase inhibitor 3-like, translated as MMKTLLVALFLLHLSHFTGANKPISTSSSSSSDIVRTSCVHASYPTVCIRTLSSAGSKAINTPQDLAQAAVKVSLSRAHKASGFLSQLKVESKREKGALSDCIEQMGDSMDELSKTLSELKHLRKGNAFKWQMSNLETWVSAALTNEDTCLDGFKEIDGKVRSDVKRKVTNVARVTSNALYLVNQLDH; from the exons ATGATGAAAACTCTACTTGTTGCTCTTTTTCTCCTCCATCTCTCCCACTTCACCGGTGCGAATAAACCAATAAGcacatcatcttcttcttccagTGACATTGTCCGCACATCTTGCGTGCACGCCAGCTATCCCACAGTTTGCATCAGAACTCTCTCCAGTGCCGGCTCTAAAG CCATCAACACTCCCCAGGATTTAGCTCAAGCCGCCGTGAAAGTCAGCCTTTCTCGGGCCCACAAAGCGTCGGGTTTCCTTTCCCAGCTGAAAGTGGAAAGCAAGAGAGAAAAAGGAGCACTGAGTGATTGCATCGAACAGATGGGAGACTCCATGGACGAGCTTAGCAAAACTCTATCAGAACTGAAGCATCTACGTAAAGGGAATGCATTCAAGTGGCAAATGAGTAATTTGGAGACGTGGGTTAGTGCTGCTTTGACTAATGAAGACACTTGTCTTGATGGGTTTAAGGAAATTGATGGCAAGGTTAGGTCTGATGTGAAACGCAAGGTTACAAATGTTGCTAGAGTTACGAGTAATGCACTCTACCTCGTCAACCAACTTGATCATTAA